A genomic window from Microvirga sp. TS319 includes:
- a CDS encoding extracellular solute-binding protein, with amino-acid sequence MSRSLTRILGLIASLFLAVPGPVAAAEADVLRHGIAMHGDPALPADFSHLPYANPDAPKGGRITLAIQGTFDSLNPLIVLGVAPPAVPDYVLQSLMMRSRDEPFTVYGLIARSAEMPDDRSSVTFNLDPRARFSDGHPLTAEDVRFTFELLRKFGKPFHRSSFGQVRSVTAETPHRITFDLSGSNDRELPLIIATMPIFPAHATDPDRFDRTTLTPPVGSGPYAITEVRPGERIVLKRRKDFWAEDLPILRGLYNFDEIRYDFYRDDNTMFEAFRAGLYDFRLEGDPARWATGYTFSRLLSGRTVRETVPIRLPKGMNGFVFNTRRPIFGDPRVREALGYMFDFDWLNRNLYYGLLTRADSYFSGSELSSTGQPADERERGLLAAFPGAVRDDFLEGRWRPPSPDGSGRDRSMARRALSLLSEAGWVIRDDVLRNERTGEPFTFEMLVSSSQQERLALNFAQSLERIGISARVRLVDNVQYWRRLSQFDFDMVQWVWPASASPGNEQRNRWSSDAADRSGSLNFAGVASPAVDRMVDALLEAKTREEFVSSVRALDRALLSGFYVIPLFYVGDQWVAYDADLRKPDRAPLFGPSIDTWWRPSR; translated from the coding sequence ATGAGCCGCAGCCTCACAAGGATTCTTGGCCTGATCGCCAGCCTCTTCCTGGCGGTCCCAGGCCCCGTGGCTGCCGCCGAAGCGGACGTCCTGCGGCATGGGATCGCCATGCACGGCGATCCCGCCCTGCCGGCGGACTTTTCCCACCTGCCCTACGCGAATCCCGACGCCCCGAAGGGCGGACGAATCACTCTGGCGATCCAGGGGACCTTCGACAGCCTCAACCCCCTGATCGTTCTCGGCGTCGCACCGCCCGCCGTGCCCGACTACGTGCTCCAGAGCCTGATGATGCGCTCCCGGGACGAGCCCTTCACCGTCTACGGCCTGATCGCCCGCTCGGCGGAGATGCCGGACGACCGCAGCTCGGTGACCTTCAACCTCGACCCTCGCGCCCGCTTCTCGGACGGACATCCGCTCACCGCCGAAGACGTGCGCTTCACCTTCGAGCTCCTGCGGAAATTCGGGAAGCCCTTCCACCGCTCGAGTTTCGGCCAGGTGAGATCCGTGACGGCCGAGACGCCGCACAGGATCACGTTCGACCTGTCGGGTTCCAACGACCGGGAACTGCCGCTCATCATCGCCACGATGCCGATCTTCCCGGCCCATGCGACCGACCCGGACAGGTTCGACAGGACTACCCTCACCCCGCCCGTTGGATCGGGCCCCTACGCGATCACGGAGGTCCGCCCCGGAGAGCGGATCGTCCTGAAGCGGCGCAAGGACTTCTGGGCCGAGGATCTGCCCATCCTGCGCGGCCTCTATAACTTCGACGAGATCCGTTACGATTTCTATCGTGACGACAACACCATGTTCGAGGCTTTTCGAGCGGGCCTTTACGATTTCCGGCTCGAGGGAGATCCCGCCCGCTGGGCGACGGGATATACCTTCTCGCGTCTCCTGAGCGGCAGGACCGTTCGCGAAACCGTGCCGATCCGGCTGCCGAAGGGCATGAACGGTTTCGTCTTCAACACCCGGCGTCCGATCTTCGGCGATCCCCGGGTGCGGGAGGCCCTGGGCTACATGTTCGATTTCGACTGGCTCAACCGCAACCTGTATTACGGATTGCTCACCCGGGCGGACAGCTACTTCTCGGGGTCGGAACTCTCCTCGACGGGGCAACCGGCCGATGAGCGCGAGCGCGGCCTTCTGGCGGCCTTCCCGGGCGCGGTGCGGGACGACTTTCTGGAAGGCCGATGGAGGCCACCCTCGCCGGACGGCTCGGGCCGGGACCGGTCGATGGCCCGGCGCGCCCTGTCGCTGCTGTCGGAGGCCGGCTGGGTCATCAGGGACGACGTCCTGCGCAACGAGCGAACGGGAGAGCCCTTCACCTTCGAGATGCTGGTCAGCTCCAGCCAGCAGGAGCGCCTCGCCCTCAATTTCGCCCAATCCCTCGAAAGGATCGGGATCAGCGCGCGCGTTCGCCTCGTCGACAACGTCCAGTATTGGCGCCGCCTGTCGCAATTCGATTTCGACATGGTGCAATGGGTCTGGCCGGCGTCGGCCTCGCCCGGGAACGAGCAGCGCAACCGCTGGAGTTCGGATGCGGCCGACAGGAGCGGCTCCCTTAATTTCGCAGGCGTCGCCTCCCCGGCCGTCGACCGGATGGTCGATGCTCTTTTGGAGGCGAAGACGAGGGAGGAATTCGTCTCCTCGGTCCGGGCTCTCGACCGGGCCCTGCTCTCGGGATTCTACGTGATCCCGCTGTTTTACGTTGGCGATCAATGGGTTGCCTATGACGCCGACCTGCGAAAACCCGACAGGGCACCCCTTTTCGGACCCTCCATCGACACTTGGTGGAGGCCGTCCCGTTAA
- a CDS encoding serine hydrolase domain-containing protein produces MIKSWAVIEDGVVADSRDADRIVPWWSFTKTILAAAALVLVRDGLTSLDAPISGRPYTLRHLLQHRSGLAEYGRLAAYHEAVARGDEPWPVRDLLARADADRLRYDPGEGWDYSNIGYLFVRQSIEALTGESAGQALQRLVLHPLGIEGARLATRPGDLAGVSMGRASGYHPAWVYHGLMVGTVPDAAMLLHRLMSGMLLPPALVRAMLEPYELPGPVEGRPWRRPGYGLGVMTGETTRGLKVAGHTGGGPGSTIAVYRSLDRRDVPRVAASFATTDDQAKTEEKAFGLLEK; encoded by the coding sequence ATGATTAAATCTTGGGCCGTTATCGAAGACGGCGTCGTGGCGGACAGCCGGGACGCCGACCGGATCGTCCCCTGGTGGAGCTTCACGAAGACGATCCTCGCCGCGGCGGCTCTCGTGCTCGTGCGCGACGGGCTCACGAGCCTCGACGCGCCGATCTCCGGCAGACCCTATACGCTGCGCCACCTCCTGCAGCACCGTTCGGGGCTTGCCGAATACGGCAGGCTTGCGGCCTATCACGAGGCCGTGGCGCGGGGCGACGAGCCCTGGCCCGTGCGGGATCTCCTCGCCCGCGCCGATGCGGACCGGCTCCGCTACGATCCGGGAGAGGGCTGGGACTATTCCAATATCGGCTATCTCTTCGTACGGCAGAGCATCGAGGCGCTCACGGGGGAAAGCGCCGGGCAGGCGCTGCAGCGTCTCGTCCTGCATCCGCTCGGCATCGAGGGCGCGAGACTGGCGACGCGGCCCGGGGACCTTGCCGGCGTGAGCATGGGACGCGCGTCGGGCTACCACCCGGCCTGGGTCTATCATGGGCTGATGGTCGGAACCGTTCCGGACGCGGCGATGCTGCTCCATCGCCTCATGAGCGGCATGCTTCTCCCGCCCGCGTTGGTACGGGCCATGCTGGAGCCCTATGAACTTCCCGGCCCGGTCGAAGGCCGCCCATGGCGACGACCCGGCTACGGCCTGGGAGTGATGACGGGCGAAACGACGCGAGGCCTGAAGGTAGCCGGCCATACGGGCGGGGGCCCTGGCAGCACGATCGCCGTCTACCGGTCGCTCGACAGGCGCGATGTCCCTCGCGTGGCCGCGAGCTTCGCGACCACCGACGATCAGGCCAAGACGGAAGAAAAGGCCTTCGGGCTTCTGGAGAAATAG
- the mfd gene encoding transcription-repair coupling factor, which produces MKSALARALDALKKGHGLTLSSVPDGFDALAVADLARGLSGIVEGPAVLVHVARDGQRQQNFANSLGFIAPEIEILTFPAWDCQPYDRVSPNAAITAQRMTTLARLARSKTSEDKPRILSTTVNALVQRVPPRARIAKETFSAAPGNVVDTTLLVNWLETNGFMRTGTVRDTGEYAVRGGIIDLYPAGLPNPVRLDFFGDALESIRSFDPESQRTVGTLRSLDLVPMSEVQLTTESIKRFRQAYVAAFGAPTRDDRLYEAISEGRRYPGLEHWLPLFHDHLDTLLDYVPGIPVVFDALADDAAGERLSQVKDYYEARRDTVGQNQPGVAPYRPLPPDQLYVRPEEWSERTNALPLARLTPFAMPESGAPRIVVDCGARQGRNFIAERADENANVFEAVIRHIRDQQAQGRRVILGAWSDGSRERLCHVLQDHDLRQTKPIGRFSDAMAYPRNEIPVGIWPLEHGFETGELTVISEQDILGDRLVRQKRKSRRPQDFLTEVAALTPGDLVVHVDHGIGRFEGLKTIEAAGAPHDCLELHYAGGDRLFLPVENIELLTRYGSEETEVQLDKLGGGAWQARKARMKQRIREMAGALMKIAAARILKDAPRMVPPEGLYDEFAARFPYEETEDQLNAIEAVLDDMASGRPMDRLVCGDVGFGKTEVALRAAFVAAMSGKQVAVVVPTTLLARQHYKTFCDRFRGLPLNIAQASRFVPSGELKKTKEGLTDGSIDIVVGTHAVLGKSIKFKDLGLIIIDEEQHFGVTHKERLKELRAEVHVLTLSATPIPRTLQLALTGVRELSLITTPPVDRLAVRTFITPFDPLLIREALLRERYRGGQAFYVVPRLDDLGEVKTFLDREVPEAKVAVAHGQMAAGQLEDVMTAFYEGRYDILLSTTIVESGLDIPTANTLIVHRADMFGLSQLYQLRGRVGRSKTRAYALFSVPANKTLTTQAERRLKVLQTLDTLGAGFQLASHDLDIRGAGNLLGEEQSGHIKEVGYELYQQMLEEAVAQLKAGIEEPAEDQWSPTIAVGAPVMIPESYIADLQLRLGLYRRLSTFETDGEIDGFRAELVDRFGPVPSEVDQLLKIMAIKVLCRRANVEKVDGGPKGIIISFRDNSFANPAGLISYVTEQASFAKVRPDMKIVFVRDVETPDERIKASTHILRDLVRIAEKKAA; this is translated from the coding sequence ATGAAGTCTGCACTCGCCCGCGCCCTCGACGCCCTGAAGAAGGGCCACGGCCTGACCCTGTCCAGCGTTCCGGACGGATTCGACGCGCTCGCGGTGGCGGATCTGGCGCGGGGCCTGTCGGGGATCGTGGAGGGACCGGCCGTCCTCGTCCATGTGGCCCGCGACGGGCAGCGGCAGCAGAACTTCGCCAACAGCCTCGGCTTCATCGCGCCGGAGATCGAGATCCTCACCTTCCCGGCCTGGGATTGCCAGCCCTACGACCGGGTCTCGCCCAACGCGGCGATCACGGCCCAGCGCATGACGACCCTGGCGCGCCTCGCCCGTTCCAAGACCTCCGAGGACAAGCCGCGCATCCTGTCGACCACGGTGAACGCCCTCGTGCAGCGCGTCCCGCCCAGAGCCCGCATCGCGAAGGAAACCTTCTCGGCGGCGCCCGGCAACGTGGTGGACACGACCCTGCTCGTGAACTGGCTCGAGACCAACGGCTTCATGCGCACCGGCACGGTCCGCGACACGGGCGAATACGCCGTGCGCGGCGGCATCATCGACCTCTACCCGGCGGGCCTTCCGAATCCGGTGCGGCTCGACTTCTTCGGCGACGCGCTGGAATCGATCCGCTCCTTCGATCCGGAAAGCCAGCGCACCGTCGGCACCCTGCGCTCCCTCGACCTCGTGCCCATGAGCGAGGTGCAGCTCACCACGGAGAGCATCAAGCGCTTCCGCCAAGCCTATGTGGCCGCCTTCGGCGCGCCCACCCGCGACGACCGGCTCTACGAGGCGATCAGCGAGGGGCGGCGCTATCCCGGCCTTGAGCACTGGCTCCCGCTCTTCCATGACCATCTCGACACCCTGCTCGATTACGTCCCCGGCATCCCGGTGGTGTTCGACGCCCTGGCCGACGACGCCGCGGGCGAGCGCCTGTCGCAGGTGAAGGATTATTACGAAGCGCGGCGTGACACCGTGGGGCAGAACCAGCCGGGCGTCGCGCCCTATCGTCCGCTGCCCCCGGACCAGCTCTATGTCAGGCCCGAGGAATGGTCGGAGCGCACGAACGCGCTCCCGCTCGCCCGCCTGACGCCCTTCGCCATGCCGGAATCCGGAGCGCCCCGCATCGTCGTGGATTGCGGCGCACGCCAGGGCCGGAACTTCATCGCCGAGCGGGCGGACGAGAACGCCAACGTGTTCGAGGCCGTGATCCGCCACATCCGCGACCAGCAGGCTCAAGGACGGCGCGTCATCCTCGGCGCATGGTCGGACGGCTCCCGCGAGCGCCTGTGCCACGTGCTGCAGGATCACGACCTGAGGCAGACGAAGCCGATCGGCCGGTTCTCGGACGCGATGGCCTATCCGCGCAACGAGATCCCGGTCGGCATCTGGCCCCTGGAGCACGGGTTCGAGACGGGCGAGCTCACGGTCATCAGCGAGCAGGACATCCTGGGCGACCGCCTCGTGCGCCAGAAACGCAAGTCCCGACGTCCGCAGGACTTCCTCACGGAGGTGGCCGCGCTCACGCCCGGCGACCTCGTGGTGCACGTGGATCACGGTATCGGCCGCTTCGAGGGGCTCAAGACCATCGAGGCGGCGGGCGCGCCCCACGATTGCCTGGAGTTGCATTACGCGGGCGGCGACCGGCTGTTCCTGCCGGTGGAGAACATCGAGCTTCTGACCCGCTACGGGTCCGAGGAGACGGAGGTCCAGCTCGACAAGCTCGGCGGCGGGGCCTGGCAGGCCCGCAAGGCCCGCATGAAGCAGCGCATCCGGGAGATGGCCGGGGCGCTCATGAAGATCGCCGCGGCCCGCATCCTGAAGGACGCTCCGCGCATGGTGCCGCCGGAAGGCCTCTACGACGAGTTCGCCGCGCGCTTCCCCTACGAGGAGACCGAGGACCAGCTCAACGCCATCGAGGCGGTGCTGGACGACATGGCCTCAGGCCGCCCCATGGACCGCCTCGTCTGCGGCGACGTGGGCTTCGGCAAGACGGAAGTGGCGCTTCGCGCCGCCTTCGTGGCCGCCATGAGCGGCAAGCAGGTGGCGGTCGTCGTGCCTACGACGCTGCTGGCGCGCCAGCACTACAAGACCTTCTGCGACCGTTTCCGCGGGCTGCCGCTCAACATCGCGCAGGCCTCCCGCTTCGTGCCGTCAGGGGAGCTGAAGAAGACCAAGGAAGGGCTGACGGACGGCTCCATCGACATCGTGGTCGGCACCCATGCGGTTCTGGGCAAGTCCATCAAGTTCAAGGATCTCGGCCTCATCATCATCGACGAGGAGCAACATTTCGGCGTGACCCACAAGGAGCGCCTGAAGGAACTGCGGGCCGAGGTCCACGTGCTGACGCTCTCGGCGACGCCGATCCCGCGCACCCTGCAGCTCGCCCTGACGGGCGTGCGCGAACTCTCGCTCATCACCACGCCGCCGGTGGACCGACTGGCCGTGCGCACCTTCATCACGCCGTTCGATCCGCTTCTCATCCGCGAAGCCCTCCTGCGGGAGCGCTACAGGGGCGGGCAGGCCTTCTACGTGGTGCCGCGCCTCGACGATCTCGGAGAGGTAAAGACGTTCCTCGACCGGGAGGTCCCGGAGGCGAAGGTCGCCGTGGCCCACGGCCAGATGGCGGCCGGTCAGCTCGAAGACGTCATGACGGCCTTCTACGAGGGCCGGTACGACATCCTACTCTCCACAACCATCGTGGAATCGGGCCTCGACATTCCCACCGCCAACACGCTGATCGTGCATCGCGCCGACATGTTCGGCCTGTCGCAGCTCTACCAGCTTCGCGGACGCGTGGGACGGTCCAAGACCCGTGCCTACGCCCTGTTCTCGGTGCCCGCCAACAAGACCCTGACCACGCAGGCCGAGCGGCGTCTCAAGGTGCTCCAGACCCTCGATACCCTGGGCGCCGGCTTCCAGCTCGCATCGCACGATCTCGACATCCGCGGCGCGGGCAACCTGCTCGGCGAGGAGCAGTCCGGCCACATCAAGGAAGTGGGCTACGAGCTCTATCAGCAGATGCTGGAGGAAGCGGTCGCGCAGCTGAAGGCGGGCATCGAGGAGCCCGCGGAGGATCAATGGTCGCCCACCATCGCGGTCGGCGCGCCGGTGATGATTCCGGAGAGCTACATCGCCGACCTCCAGTTGCGCCTCGGGCTCTACCGCCGGCTCTCCACCTTCGAGACGGATGGCGAGATCGACGGTTTCAGGGCCGAACTCGTCGACCGCTTCGGCCCGGTTCCGTCCGAAGTGGACCAGCTCCTCAAGATCATGGCGATCAAGGTGCTCTGCCGCCGCGCCAACGTGGAGAAGGTGGACGGCGGCCCGAAGGGCATCATCATCTCGTTCCGCGATAATTCCTTCGCCAACCCGGCGGGCCTCATCTCCTACGTGACCGAGCAGGCCTCCTTCGCGAAGGTCCGCCCGGACATGAAGATCGTGTTCGTGCGCGATGTCGAGACGCCGGACGAGCGTATCAAGGCGTCTACCCACATCCTGCGCGATCTGGTGCGGATCGCCGAGAAGAAGGCGGCCTGA
- a CDS encoding succinate dehydrogenase assembly factor 2, with translation MSGTTRSSADLDVRRRKILFRAWHRGMREMDLIMGRFADAQIGELSEEDLAEFERLIEVTDRDLLGWITGEIETPSNYDTPLFRRLKAFHTHTSPIHN, from the coding sequence ATGAGCGGGACGACACGCAGCAGCGCCGACCTCGACGTTCGCCGCAGGAAGATCCTTTTCCGGGCCTGGCACCGGGGCATGCGCGAGATGGACCTGATCATGGGACGCTTCGCGGATGCCCAGATCGGCGAGCTCTCCGAGGAGGATCTGGCCGAATTCGAGCGGCTGATCGAGGTGACCGACCGGGATCTGCTCGGCTGGATCACGGGCGAGATCGAAACCCCTTCGAACTACGACACGCCCCTGTTCCGGCGGTTGAAGGCCTTTCATACCCATACCTCGCCGATTCATAACTGA
- the recG gene encoding ATP-dependent DNA helicase RecG, whose translation MSLRPSILDPLFAPAASLPGVGPKIAPLLDRLLGEPGRPARAADLLFHVPSSGISREMKGSIADAPVGEPVTLSVTVVTHRPPPPGRRAPYRILVEDETGDVSLVFFNGQKARLEKLLPVGERRYVSGKIELWDGRRQMVHPDRILDDRGIENLPAVEAVYGLTEGLSSRMVGKFIGAALERVPSLPEWQDAAWLGRNALPDFRTALFTLHRPDNASQLSEEALAKSAPRRRLAYDELLASQLALALVRSRMRRLPGRVNAGDGHLVEKLKNALPFGLTGSQAQAIEDIRRDLVSDKKMLRLLQGDVGSGKTVVGLLTMASAIEAGRQAAMMAPTEILARQHYERLAPMAEEAGLTIALLTGREKGAARKAVLAGLADGSIQIAVGTHALFQEGVAFQDLGVAVVDEQHRFGVHQRLALGSKGEAVDILVMTATPIPRTLALTYFGDMDVSVLSEKPAGRKPIATKLIAIDRLDEIVGAIGRAIANGDQVYWVCPLVGESETIDLAAAEERYETLRSFFGDAVGLVHGKLAGKDKDAAMERFSRGDTKILVSTTVIEVGVDVPNATIMVIEHAERFGLAQLHQLRGRIGRGSKSSTCLLVYKGPLGQIAQARLEMMRQTEDGFRIAEEDLRLRGEGEVLGTRQSGTPGFKLARLETDGDLLAAARDDARLIVDRDPDLVSERGQALRTMLYLFERDSAIKLLRAG comes from the coding sequence ATGTCCTTGCGCCCGTCCATTCTCGATCCCCTGTTTGCCCCGGCGGCCTCCCTGCCCGGCGTCGGGCCGAAGATCGCCCCCCTGCTGGACCGCCTCCTCGGCGAGCCCGGCCGGCCTGCGCGGGCGGCCGACCTCCTGTTCCACGTGCCGAGCAGCGGCATCTCGCGGGAAATGAAAGGCTCCATCGCCGACGCGCCGGTCGGCGAGCCCGTCACCCTCTCGGTCACCGTGGTGACGCACCGCCCGCCCCCACCCGGACGCCGGGCCCCCTATCGGATCCTCGTGGAGGACGAGACCGGGGACGTCTCGCTCGTCTTCTTCAACGGCCAGAAGGCGCGGCTGGAAAAGCTCCTGCCGGTCGGCGAACGCCGTTACGTCTCCGGCAAGATCGAGCTATGGGACGGCCGCCGCCAGATGGTCCACCCGGACCGGATCCTCGACGACCGGGGAATCGAGAACCTGCCCGCCGTGGAGGCGGTCTACGGCCTCACGGAGGGACTTTCCTCGCGCATGGTCGGCAAGTTCATCGGGGCCGCCCTCGAGCGGGTGCCGAGCCTGCCCGAATGGCAGGATGCCGCCTGGCTCGGCCGGAACGCCCTGCCCGATTTCAGGACCGCCCTCTTCACCCTGCACAGGCCGGACAACGCGTCGCAGCTCTCCGAGGAAGCGCTCGCAAAATCGGCGCCCCGCCGCCGTCTCGCCTATGACGAGCTGCTCGCTTCCCAGCTCGCCCTCGCGCTCGTCCGCAGCCGCATGCGACGGCTGCCCGGCCGGGTGAACGCGGGCGACGGGCATCTCGTCGAGAAGCTCAAGAATGCCCTGCCCTTCGGCCTCACGGGCTCCCAGGCCCAGGCCATCGAGGATATCCGGCGCGATCTTGTCTCCGACAAGAAGATGCTCCGCCTCCTCCAGGGCGACGTGGGCTCGGGCAAGACCGTCGTCGGCCTGCTCACCATGGCGAGCGCCATCGAGGCGGGCCGGCAGGCGGCCATGATGGCCCCCACCGAAATCCTGGCCCGGCAGCATTACGAGCGCCTCGCCCCCATGGCCGAAGAGGCCGGGCTGACGATCGCCCTCCTGACCGGCCGCGAGAAGGGCGCCGCCCGCAAGGCGGTGCTCGCGGGCCTTGCTGACGGCAGCATCCAGATCGCGGTCGGCACGCATGCCCTGTTCCAGGAGGGCGTCGCCTTCCAGGATCTCGGCGTCGCCGTGGTGGACGAGCAGCACCGCTTCGGCGTCCACCAGCGCCTGGCGCTCGGCTCGAAGGGCGAGGCGGTCGACATTCTCGTCATGACCGCGACCCCGATCCCGCGCACGCTGGCGCTCACCTATTTCGGCGACATGGACGTGTCGGTCCTGAGCGAGAAGCCCGCGGGCCGCAAGCCCATCGCCACGAAGCTCATCGCCATCGACCGGCTCGACGAGATCGTCGGCGCCATCGGACGGGCCATCGCCAACGGCGATCAGGTCTACTGGGTCTGCCCCCTCGTCGGCGAATCCGAGACGATCGACCTCGCCGCCGCCGAGGAGCGCTACGAGACCTTGAGGAGCTTTTTCGGGGATGCTGTCGGCCTCGTTCACGGCAAGCTCGCCGGCAAGGACAAGGACGCCGCCATGGAGCGGTTCTCCCGCGGCGACACCAAGATCCTGGTCTCCACGACCGTCATCGAGGTCGGCGTCGACGTTCCCAACGCCACCATCATGGTGATCGAGCACGCGGAGCGCTTCGGCCTCGCCCAGCTTCATCAGCTGCGCGGCCGCATCGGGCGCGGCTCCAAATCCTCGACCTGCCTCCTGGTCTACAAGGGACCCCTCGGGCAGATCGCCCAGGCCCGCCTGGAAATGATGCGCCAGACGGAAGACGGGTTCCGCATCGCCGAGGAGGACCTGCGCCTGCGCGGCGAGGGCGAGGTGCTCGGCACCCGCCAGTCCGGCACGCCGGGTTTCAAGCTCGCCCGCCTGGAGACGGACGGCGATCTCCTCGCCGCCGCGCGGGACGATGCGCGCCTCATCGTCGACAGGGACCCGGATCTCGTGAGCGAGCGCGGCCAAGCCCTGCGGACCATGCTCTATCTGTTCGAACGGGATTCCGCGATCAAGCTGCTGCGGGCGGGCTAG
- a CDS encoding GNAT family N-acetyltransferase: MSHSSVSIRQARASDLQRLGPVERSAASVFRSAGLDWLADGDTMDPAVLADLCRNATLWIAAERTVRKSGSGFPLERCASLRREHRIQSQKWIPLLGPMLQRDEPVGFLAAHEMDGHFYIAEVSVAQSHQRRGLGARLIGAAVAHAKRSGFSTVTLTTYRDLAWNGPFYASLGFVEIEPGETWPGHAAKLRAEAEAGHDPARRCVMALRLD; the protein is encoded by the coding sequence GTGAGCCATTCCTCCGTGTCGATCCGGCAGGCCCGCGCGTCGGACCTACAGAGGCTCGGCCCCGTCGAACGCTCCGCGGCATCCGTTTTCCGGAGCGCCGGGCTGGATTGGCTCGCGGACGGCGACACGATGGACCCCGCGGTTCTGGCCGACCTGTGCCGGAACGCGACGCTGTGGATCGCCGCCGAGCGCACCGTGCGGAAAAGTGGATCCGGTTTTCCGCTGGAACGATGCGCTAGTCTCAGAAGGGAGCATCGGATTCAATCCCAAAAGTGGATTCCACTTTTGGGTCCGATGCTCCAGCGGGACGAACCCGTCGGCTTCCTGGCGGCCCATGAGATGGACGGGCATTTCTACATCGCCGAGGTGTCCGTCGCGCAGTCGCATCAGCGCCGGGGCCTCGGTGCGCGGCTGATCGGCGCGGCCGTTGCTCATGCGAAGCGGTCGGGCTTTTCGACCGTGACGCTGACGACCTATCGCGACCTTGCGTGGAACGGGCCCTTTTACGCCAGTCTCGGATTCGTGGAGATCGAGCCCGGCGAAACCTGGCCGGGGCACGCTGCTAAGCTTCGGGCCGAGGCCGAGGCGGGCCACGATCCCGCCCGGCGATGCGTCATGGCATTGCGGCTCGATTAG